The Apis mellifera strain DH4 linkage group LG16, Amel_HAv3.1, whole genome shotgun sequence genome has a segment encoding these proteins:
- the LOC107965687 gene encoding uncharacterized protein LOC107965687 isoform X2, producing MNTWWYSDVNFYQNPNFIVINTVTITEILQFYDTLKQKFRYLWVPPTDSYGPVGGSQCNDDTHRTLQDVKGIRERYDDFAVYDDDDIVQS from the exons ATGAATACATGGTGGTACAGTGATGTTAATTTTTACCAAAATCCAAATTTCATAGTCATCAATACTGTTACAATAACGGAAATATTGCAGTTCTACGATACac tgaaacaaaaatttcggtATTTGTGGGTTCCTCCAACCGATAGTTACGGACCTGTCGGCGGTTCTCAGTGCAACGACGATACTCATAGAACACTACAAGACGTCAAGGGAATTCGAGAAAGGTACGACGATTTCGCGGTATATGATGACGATGATATCGTACAGTCGTGA
- the LOC107965687 gene encoding uncharacterized protein LOC107965687 isoform X1 yields MIIKNKQIRISKDKVVTEMNLQNDIRNHSSFSKMSLVFIQLVDRVFIKQFLLKQKFRYLWVPPTDSYGPVGGSQCNDDTHRTLQDVKGIRERYDDFAVYDDDDIVQS; encoded by the exons ATGATCATAAAGAACAAACAGATCCGTATCTCAAAAGATAAAGTTGTAACAGAAATGAATCTCCAAAACGATATAAGAAATCATAGTAGTTTCTCTAAGATGTCTCTCGTGTTCATTCAATTGGTCGATCGTGTCTTTATAAAACAGTTTTTAT tgaaacaaaaatttcggtATTTGTGGGTTCCTCCAACCGATAGTTACGGACCTGTCGGCGGTTCTCAGTGCAACGACGATACTCATAGAACACTACAAGACGTCAAGGGAATTCGAGAAAGGTACGACGATTTCGCGGTATATGATGACGATGATATCGTACAGTCGTGA